A stretch of DNA from Acipenser ruthenus chromosome 21, fAciRut3.2 maternal haplotype, whole genome shotgun sequence:
AGACACAGCCAAACTAAACCACAATGCTACTGATGAGTTAAGAGTTCAAATAGATTTTAACACTTTAGTTAGCActcatttaaataaacactgggACCTACTTCCAAAgcatttacttgttttatttaaaaggagAAAATCTTTTGACAAGCTGGCATCAGTATTTAGTGTTTTTTCATAAGTATGTGAACCATGTACATTGAAACAACCACCAGCTGTCTTATCCCTCAGTACTGTTTTCATTTTGTGACcattacatttttctattttaaatgatgcaTTAGACTATATGCTTTGGCAGTGTGCCCTACTGTGATGTCTGTAATGGTAGTTCTGAGGATTGTCAGGTTGTTCCTAATAAAATGCTCTAGTTTTTTCTCAATCATGAAAACCTTGTACTTTCTGCTGGTGCTGCAATGCATTAGGCCATCCCTGCCTGCAGCAGCCCAACATCTGCTCTCAAGTCACCAACACATGCCCATTGTGATAGGAGGGGCTTACAAAAGTCTTGAAGCCCAATGTTCTGTGACAGGAGTCTGGGTTTCAAATCATGATTGAGGTTTTCAAGCAGGACCCTTGCTCCTATAGCATTTATTTTGGCTATAACAATTTTAAAGCAATTATTTCTTtcactttaaagtttgtttttatcCCCATAAAGAGAAACCAATATCTATTTGTAATTTCTCCTGTTTGTGAAATTACTGAATagttttaaaatttgttttgcttttacatttAGTTAAATCCTTTGTAGATTTGACAGTacagcccagaaaaaaaaaaaaaaaagcctttatgaAAAAACCcaagttatttacagtacatgcatCCATTCAGTTACAAGATTGAGTAAAAGGTAGAGGTGCAGAATGATGAATTGCAAGCAAGGggtcaaaataaaaatactttaataGTCTTTAAAGCATTAACTAGCAAGTGGAGTAGGACATTTCACCATGTAGCAATTTCTACCTGCacgggattaaaaaataaattgaaattttTGCTAGTGTTCAAGAGGTCCGCTGCACATTCAGGCCTGCTTTATTGAAAAGCTTTGTAGAAAGGGATACTTTCACTTAACTATAGTTAATGCTAAATAATTGGCAAAATGACAGAAGCCCTGTACTTGGTTACACAAATGACAGACCAAAGATTCTTAAACGTAgcaattttattttgcaacatACATAAAATCAGAATTGCTGTGCTGGCAAGCTGCTGGAAACCGTGCCAACTGCTGTGTGCATTTCATCAACGGGGACAGGAACGAGGAGCTCACTGCTGGACTTGGAGCAGAGTCTGGGATGACGCCACACGCACATGTAGTAGCCCAGAGACAGGGCTCCCAGGACAGCCATCAGGAGCAGGGGAGCAGCTAGAACAGGCAACCAGGATACAGCCTGCTGGGGCTCTGGGAAGGAGGAGAGCCGGAGGAAAGGGTTAGGAACAGGAAGGGCTCCCAGTGCAGCTACTCTACAGTGCCCAGGAGCAGTTTCAATGAGGGTCTGTTACTTCAGGACCTGCAGGTAGGCAGACTTGGGGCATAAGTGGTAGGAGAGTGCCTTTGTTCCACTACTAGAAGACATTAGTTTAGTCCTAGTTTCCTAGGGTGAAGTTATAGTTATATGCCGTGGACTGGAATGGCAGAAATTGTACAATGCAGGTTAAGGCAACATGACTGCAAGGGAACCtttactgtaaaaatgaaagtcaATGCCATGCAAGCCAAGTGTACATTGGATTGGAGACTTCAGTTTGAACTCACCCTCCAGTGACAGAGCAGGGCTCCTCTGGTAGAATTCCTGGCTTCCAGCAGACAGTTCCTCAGGAAGGATCCTCAGGGGTCCCAGCACCACAGTGTGTCTCAATCCCTCTTCAGCTGCTCAGGAGAAAGGGAGCCTTGTTAGAAACAGGACTTGCTGCTTTACAGcaatgcaggcaggcaggctgaaAGGTTGCTGGTTAAAACAAGACAACTGATGCCAACAGGCTATTGAGCAAAGCATCAAGAGAGCAGGCAGGTCCTTTGGAAACCAGCTTTGTGGCCTACAGGTCATTGAGCAGATTAGCAGCAATACCTCCAGCACCTGATCTGGTTGGGAGGGGGAGCGCTGCACCCCTACGTGAGCATCCTTTGTTAGCTGCCATACAATTTTAGAAGTCACTCACCTTTGTAGAAAAGTCAAGTTAAACCTCACAGCTACATTTACATTATATAGACATAGCAGAACTTAGTACCTGtgttcctcctcttcctcagattGCAGTTGGAGGTACAGCAGTTGCACACAGAGCTCCGACCAGGGTTATCCAGGAGCTCCCAGCTGGAACACAAGAGCAGGACACAACCCAGGGACACTGCAACACACTTCTACACAGAGCAGTATAATGAAGTTAATCCTTGACCCCCACCCAGTTACTGGCATGTCAATAATTCTCCATACAACTGTAAGGAGGCATAGAACTGATCGTGCAGATTAAGAAACTCAACCAACACCAGTGACCCAGGACAACTGGACCTCACAGCCCCTGCACTCCCCTTGTACAGAGAGCAGCCTCAGCAGGGTCCAGTCCTTACCTCCTGGTTCTCTGGTTGAAATGACAGGCTTTCTTGGTGGGGTCATTGAGCTGTGCAGGGTCCCAGGCCAGCAAGTGGCAATGGATATAGACCTAGGAAATAATTTGATAAAAAAGGAACACTAATAAAACCAACAACATTTGCTCTAGAAACCAAATTGTTTACAAAAAGGTTATGCACATTACAAGCACCACATCAGATACTGAAAGAATTCATTAAACAAGTAGAGAATCTTGGTAACTAGCTGCCCTGAGACTTCCAATACAACACAGATTAACCCATCAAATACTCACATCTGTATTCAGTTGTGTAAACCTGAAGGCCTGGACAACCAGATGGATCTCAGAGGTCTGGACTCTGGGCACAAACCTGGAGTTGCCAGCCGGTCCGTCTACTTCCTGTGTTCCAGGGAGACTTCCTGTACAAAATTACATTCCAACCCTTTGTGTGCACTAGTGGAAAGTTTGAACTTAACTTGGGGCTGGTTTCCACAAATCATGGACAGCTTACCTAAATTAAAGCCCAGCTACAATCTATGCCTTCCCAGTTTAGTTCAGCTGAGCTTTTGCCATGTTCACAAAGCTGACCATTCAACACCCATTCCTAAATCCAAGCAGGACTGTGCTCCCAAGTGCTAAACATTCAGATTTAAATGTTGCCTTTACTACACAGCTTGCAGTGAATATCTACCCGTGGTTGGTGATGAGCGGGTAGGTCTGGCTTGAAGGGCTCAGCTCTGGAGTGCTGGCAGCAACACACTCTTCCATGTAGACCATCAGCGACATGTGGAATTGCTGCTTCACTGCAGCCGCGATGTTGATGGGGGACCCCAGGAAGAACATACTGGAAGTGCGTGGGGCTGAGAAGTCACGAAGGAGAGGAGCATGAGAACAGCAACCCACCCAACTCATCTCACTAGCCAGCGCAGAGCAGCGCAGCATTGACCAGCACCAGAGAAATAGATCAAAATATTGTTCTACTTGACTAGAGGAAGTGACCCAATGAGCACCACAGGCTGCTCCCCCTGCCAGGTTAGGGTTGCACTGGACACCTTTCTAAGCTAATAGACCAAGTGTACATTGCAGGACAGCAAACTCACCATTCATAATCCCCATGGTAAACTCCAGCTTCCCAAACCCAGAGGCATCCCCAAGTGCAGGGTTATACACTGGAGGAGTCCagccagcaggtctggagaacacAGGTAGAAAGCTTTAGTTAGAACAGCAACACACCAAAACAATTTGCATTCAGCAGAAGACACTGAATTGTAAACAGTTTATTGGCAATATTTAATGCAAACTTACTCTTGCTGCCTTCACAGTAAGGAAGCTGGTCCAGAATTCCTAATGCAGTAAATCATTTGATTTCACAGAAATAGCTTTCAGTGCCATAAAATGGGTCTTTAACTGCTCCCCATTAAAGGCAATAACTCCaagtatataaaatacagtaaatagattTTGTGAAATTTAGTTCTAAAAAATAATCCACAAATTAGATACTGTTAAATCAAGTGTCAGACATTATGCAATACTCAATTGAATGCATGAACAGCCCAGAGGCTTAATACATCTTCACAGGAGTTACAGCATGTTTAAGCCAAGTCCAGCACTCACTTGGTATAGGTGCACACAATAGCCTGATTGAATGGAGTCTGGTAGAAGCCTCTCTGGGTGGGCTTGTAGGTCAGCACATTCATGTAACTGGTAACATTGGCAGTAACCTGGGCAAgacatggataaaaaaaaaaaaaaaaaatcactgttgaAGACAGATTTAAAAACACTTGATCTGCAGTTCAAAAGGAAAGACAAACCATTAATCTTTAGAAAACTGGTTATAGTATACTATGTGAACAGCCCAAAAACGAtgcatttagttaaaaaaaaaaaaaaagcgtaaatACTCAAGTCATTACTAATATACTGATACCAATACAACGTTTGTACCAAGTCATGTAGCGCATCCTAGCTTTAAAGACATTGTTAAACATACGTTTTAAAAAGCGTTGT
This window harbors:
- the LOC117428285 gene encoding zona pellucida sperm-binding protein 3-like; translation: MSGLLLGPCPPSSSSAGNNMVVFQYGLLDCRFMRMVTANVTSYMNVLTYKPTQRGFYQTPFNQAIVCTYTKPAGWTPPVYNPALGDASGFGKLEFTMGIMNAPRTSSMFFLGSPINIAAAVKQQFHMSLMVYMEECVAASTPELSPSSQTYPLITNHGFVPRVQTSEIHLVVQAFRFTQLNTDVYIHCHLLAWDPAQLNDPTKKALSLGCVLLLCSSWELLDNPGRSSVCNCCTSNCNLRKRRNTAEEGLRHTVVLGPLRILPEELSAGSQEFYQRSPALSLEEPQQAVSWLPVLAAPLLLMAVLGALSLGYYMCVWRHPRLCSKSSSELLVPVPVDEMHTAVGTVSSSLPAQQF